A window of Blautia argi genomic DNA:
TGTTTGTTTCTGTATTAAAATAAATCATCGGTCCCATATAATCGTTCCAGATAGTTACAAAAGTAAAGATAATCAGTGTTGTCGCTGACGCTTTACTAAGAGGTAATACAATTTTACCATAAATGCCGTATTCTGACAAACCGTCTATTCTGGCTGCTTCCAGAAGTTCGTCCGGAATGGAGATAAATGCCTGACGCATTAAAAATACACCAAAAGCATTAAAGCTCTGCATCAGAATATAACCGATATGTGTATCTACCAGATGCAGGCTGTTCATCAGAGAATACTGCGGAAGCATGTATACCTGCCACGGAATTGCCATGGTTGCCACATAGAGCATAAAGAGAACATCGCGTCCCTTAAATTTACATTTTGCAAATCCATAAGCTGCAAAACTGGAAGTAATGACCTGAATAATGGTAATAATAACGGTCAGTTTTACAGAATTAAACGTAAAGGTTAAAAGAGGAATCTTTTCCCATACTTTTGTATAATTGCTCCACTGCGGGTCAGAAGGAATCCATTTGATAGGAACAGAAAACACATCACTGTCCAGCTTCAAAGAAGAAGATACCATCCAAATCAAAGGTGTCAGGGTAATCACGGTCAAAGCAATAAGCAGGATATAGAGAAGCGCTCTTTTTACCGGGTTTTTCTTTTTTACCATATCTCTATCCTCCTTAATAATTTACAACTTTCTTCTCTGCCTTAAACTGGAACGCAGTAAGAAGAGCAACAATCACAAACAGAATCATAGCCGCTGCAGATGATTTTCCATAATCCCAGGAAATAAACGCCTGGTTATAGATATACTGTGAAATCATGGTAGAAGAAGTTCCGGGACCACCGTTTGTCATCAGCCATACCAGGTCAAAGACCTTAAAGGAGTTAATGACTAACATCATAACAACAAAGAAGGTACTGGGGCTTAACAGAGGCCATGTAATTTTCCAGAAACGGCTCCAGCCTTTTACACCATCTAATTCTGCCGCCTCATAAAGGCTTGGGTCAATGCTTTGCAGACCTGACAGATAAATAATCATAAAGTATCCCATGTTTCTCCACACGTTTACAATAATCAAACCGGGAATTACCCATGTGGTAGATGCTAACCAACCCGGAGGATTGGATATACCAATGGCTTTTAAAAATTCGTTTACCGGTCCGTATTCCGGCTGAAGCATTGCGTTAAATACAACGGATACAGCCACAACAGAAGCTACATAAGGGAAAAACAGCGCACTTCTGAAAAATCCTCTTCCCTTCATCTTCTGGTTTAACAGAAGAGCAAGAGCAAGAGATGCTATCATAGAAAACAAAACAGTAAAGATTGAGAAATATGCGGTCTGCCAGATTGCGCTGACAAAGACTCTGTCTTTAAAAATATTGATAAAGTTTTCAAGCCCTGCAAACTTCATCTCTGTAAATCCGTCCCAATCAGAAAAGCTCAACGCCAGAGAAAACATTACCGGAATAAAAATAAAGATAAAAAAGCCAATAAAGTTTGGCAGAATAAAAGAATATCCTACCAGATTCTGACGAATTGTACGGGAAACACCTTTTTGTTTCTTGGATTTTGTTTCCATTCTTTCTCCTTTCCTATTTCATTCCCGGCTTACCGGATAATGACAGTTATTCTAAAACATCTATAACACTCTGAACATAAAATGGGCGGCGGTTCAACCCGACGCCCATAAAATCTCTCTTTATTCACCCTGGATTTCTTTTGCTCGGTCTCCCATTTCTCCCAATACATCATCAATTGGTTTTTCTTTAATCATAATCAGAGAATGTTCTTCTGAAAGCATCTGATTAATTTCTGCTGATTTGGAATCAATTGGTCTGTCAAGAACAATGTTTGTTGTCTTTAAAGCTTCTGCTGCTCCTTCCGGCATACCTTCTTTTCCGGCGATTGTTTCCAGTGTTGTATCGTCCTGATAAGCCGGCATCTGTCCTCTTTCAATCTGAGCGGCTGCGCCTGTTTCACCTGTTGCATATTTTTACAAATTCCCATGCTTCTTCTTTGTGTTTGGAGTTTGCATTAATTGCCATCGGTGTTGTAGAACCAACTGTATTTCCTGCCTCAACGCCTTCCGGGTGCGGCAAAGTTGCGATTCCCCAGTTTACATCAGTTTCTCCTGCTTCTGCCTTTGTAATCATCATTGTGGAGAACCATGTTCCCATAGGAAGTGTTGCTACTGTTCCCTGCTGGAATGGAGATGCATATGCAATGTTACCTGTCTTTAAGGTTGAATAATCCATAATGGTTCCTGCGTCCTGCATTCTCAGAGCCATTTCATAATATGGTTTCATAAAGCTGTAATCCGGTCCCAGAATCGTGTTTTTGCCGTCCTGGATTGCCCAGTTTTCCACACATGCCTGCCATGTATGAAGATATCCGCCGTAAACTTTGTTGTTGCCTTCTCCGCTGGTCAGCTTTGTACACATTTCTTCCCATTCGTCCCAGGTCATATCATTGGAAGGATATTCTACATTTGCCGCATCAAAAATATCTTTGTTGTAATACAGCACATAATAATCTGATTTAAACGGAAGCGCTACCTGCTTTCCATCTAAGTTGAAATCATCATAGGAAATATATTTGGAAGTATCCAGTCCGTCCTTTTCAATATAAGATGTCAAATCTTCCAGCTGTCCTTTTTCTGCAAAAGAAGGGGTGGAATCCGCATCTTTTATGTAAACGATATCACAATCATTTCCCCCGTTCAGCATGGTAGATAATTTATTCATGTAATCTGCTGCCGCTACATCTACCATATTAATTTTAATGTTCGGGTTCTCTTTTTCAAAACCTTTGATAATGTCTTCCAGATACAGGTTCTGTGCGGAATCCCATACCGGAAAAGTCAGTGTTACTTTTTCGTCCTTTTTGCCATCTCCTGACGCTTCTTTGGAATCGCTTCCTCCGCAGCCTGCCAAAAGAGTAGTTGCAGCCATTGTTGATACCAGTCCGAATGCGACTGTCTTTAAAAATTTCCTCTTCATCTCATTTCCTCCTAAGACCCTTTGTTCTGCATTCATGAATGTGAATTTTCTTTTTTCATCTGCCCTTCATTATACAGGTCTGTATTCGGAAATAAAATTAAGAATTATAAAAAACAGTTGTAAATTTTTTAACTTTCCTCATTTAGACGATTACTTTTTTTCACTTCTTGTATTTTTTTCTCCTCTGCACGCTTCTGATAGTCGGTTGGCGGCATTCCGATATACTTGCGAAATACCTTTGAAAAGTAATAAGCGTTTTCGTATCCCAGTCTGTAGGCAATTTCCATGACCATCATTTTTTTCTCTTTCCAACAGATGACAGGCATATTCCATTTTGGTTCTGTTTACAAAATCCACAAAGCTCTGCTTATATTCTCTCTTAAAAATTGTAGACAGATATCCTGCGGAAACCCCTACATATTCTGCCGTTTCCTGTAAATTAATACAGTCTTCCACATGCTCGGTCACATATTTTCTCGCCTTTTCAGCCAGGGGATTGCCCGGCATATCTCCGTTTCCTATGACGTCATCAAGGGTATTTCTCAGCATTTCCAGCCACGCAAGCACCTGTTTTCTGGTACTGATACGTTCTATCACGCCTATACTGCTCACTCTTTCATAGTTGCCGGTTTCCATAATACCAAATTTAGCAAGGGCAGACGATGCTTCCCGATTCAGTTCATTCAAAAGCCAAATGGCCTGACTTTTTTGATGCACTGTGGTTTTAATTCTCCCCACTGCCTTATCCATCAGAGCGTGAATCCCTGTGAGATTTTTCTGCACGATTTCATGGTAAAGCTCAGAACCGATTCCTTTCAGACCCAAAGGTTCATAGTCCAGCTCTTTCCTGCTTCCGCTCTGTTCCATGCCCAGATAATACTGCTCAAACAAAGCTCTGCATTCCTCTGCACATAAAGCCAGCTCTTCATAGCCGTTATAGACTTCTGTAGGAAAAATATGGCATTCGGTCTGTGTTACATTTTTCACCACACTGGAAAGCTTCCGGCCAAACATTTCCTTTTTCTGCTCCCAGGTGCCTTCTTTTCCTCTGTAGATATTCCAGACAAACAACACAATGGAACGCATTCCTCCAACGTCCAGCAAAAAGTAGGAATTTCCAAAAATATTCTCTGCTACCTTGCCTACCATTTCTCTCAGAAGATCCATCTTTTTGTTTTTTTTCTTCTTTTTCCCCGGCCTCTTCCCCGGAAACCGTAAATTCAAAGGGTATATAAAAATATCCGTAATCAGAGAGCACCCCGGAATCTTTTAAGATTTCAATATAGGCTTCCCTCTGTTTTCCCCCTCTGAAAAACACAGCCTCCTGAATAACTTTGCTGACTACCTTTCTCTGCTCATCAAATTTTAAGTGATTTGCCGCGTCTGCTACGGTGCGATACGTGCGGGTTCCCCTCTCTTTTTTTGCCCGGCTGATGACTTCTTCCAATCTGGAAGCTTCCAGCCTGCTCTTCACCAGATAGTCGATAGCCCTGTATTTCATTGCCTGCCGTGCAAGTTCAAATTCTTCCAGGTTTGTCAGAACAATGAACACAATATCCGGGAACTCCTCATTTACTGTTTTCATCAATGTAATCCCGTCCATTACAGGCATGTTAAGATCTACCAGCACAATATCAACCGGCATTCTCCGTATCTGTTCCAGAGCATCTTGTCCGTTTCTGGCTGTTGCAACAAGCTCGCAGTCATTTTTTTCCCAATCCAGCAAAGACTTAATCCCTGACAGAATAATGGTTTCATCATCTACAATCATTACTTTATACATCATCATCTTCTCCTGTGTCCTTTGGAATATGTATGGTTACTCTTGCAAATTTTCCTTTCTCTCCCTCATAAATAAGCCCATAGTCCTCTCCATAGGTCATTCGGAGCCGTTCATCTACATTCATAATCCCAATGCCGCTTAATGCATTTTTATTTTTATCTCCGCCTGTTCTTACAAGCTTTTGAAACTCTTCTTTGTCAATACCAATTCCATTATCTTCCACAGAAACATATAAATCTGTTTTTGTTTCACGCACAAAAATCTTTACCTCTCCATAAGTGCCGCTGGGTACAATTCCATGTAAAATTGCATTTTCAATAATCGGCTGCATAGACATTTTCACAATTTGATAATCCAGATATTTTTCCGGCACATCACATACATAATCAAAAATTTCCATATAGCGAACCTGCTGAAGCCTGACATAATCTTCCACAAGAGATAATTCTTCACGCAGAGAAATTTTATCCCCCACACCCTTTGCCATATTTCGCAAAAGTTCTTCAAGGCTCATAACTGTGTCTGCAATATTTTCCGCGTCCTGGAAGACAGCCATCCACCGGATAGAATCCAGTGTATTATATAAAAAATGGGGATTTATCTGTGCCTGAAGGGCATTCATCTCTAATCTCTGTTTTTGTTCATACATTTTCTTCTGCTGCTCCATCAGAAGGTTCATATGCTGTACCAGCATATTGAAAGCCTTTCCAATATCTGCAACCTCATCTTCCCCCTCTTCAATAGAAGAATCTACCCAAAGGTTCTTTTTATCTGACAGACTGCTGATATGCTGACTCAAATGGCGCAAAGGCTTCGTAATCTTTGTGGAAACCAGTCTGGATACCGTGACACCAATACTGAGAGCCAGTGCCAGAGTCACTAAAAATACGGAAATAATACGCATCATATCCTGGGAATACAGGCTTTCCCCAGACATTACATTCAGCGTAATGGCAAAAGGCTCATATACCAGTGTGTTTAAATGATAACTTCCTTCCTTCTGCTTTCCATATACCTCCCGGCAATGCTCAGAAGAACACCATTCCCAATTCTCATTTTCTCTGTCTGCAATCACAATGTTTGCAGAACCTTCATAAGGACGAAGCAGCTCTGCAAAGATCTGTGTATTTAATTCCATATAAATATAACTGTTTTCTGCCGAATCCAGAGGATATACATAGACCAGTCTTATTTCCCCCTGGTCTACCACGGACTCTGCCAGACCAATCCGCGCCTTGCCCTCTGCTTTTTTCTCGAATATTTTATTTGCAAAAATATCTTTTGCGGGTATGAACCTTGGAAGAGGAGTGACTGAAATCTGTCCTCCGTTTTTATTCAACAGAATCATATGGTTCAAATATTCATTTACACTGCTGCTCTCCAAAGAGGCTGTAAGACTCTTCTGCGCACTCAGCGCATATTTTTTCTTTTCTATGGTGTCAAATCCGGAACCATTCAACGCCCATTTTACACTAAAGCTGCTCTCTGCCCTCAATGCCAGCACATCTAAGGCCTCTTTCATATCTTCCATTTGTGAATCCAAAACCGATAAATATTCTTTTTCAATGGTTTCCTTTTTCTGCATTAGCTGATAGCCCAGAATCACACTGATAATAACATTTGTTATCAAACAAAACACCACCACCGGAACCAGGATTCCCCAAAGTACTTTTGCCTGAAATTTACTGCTTCTTCGTCTTTTTTCTCTCCCCTTCATCTTGCCTGTCCTTTATTCCATAATTTCTTTTTCTATTATACAATACCTCCTCCCCTGTAAACAATCCTAATTCTTCCGAATATTTAGGCAAAAAAATTATGGCTGGTAAATATCCATATATTCCAACAAACTTCCGTTGCCCTCAAAAGCCGGAAAGAGGAAGCCACCTGCCGGTCTGCCCGGTTCATAATCCCCGGATACGGGACAAAGGGTACAGATTAAATATTCATAAGTCTGTTCCGACTCCCCCAGACGGGCATGATCCGTCCCCTTTGCAGGGATATCATATCGGTCATGGAACAGGTAAATGGCATAATCCTGTGAAAAGTGGCAGTCTTCTATCACTCTTTCATAAAAAATATCCAGAAGCGCATCGTTTTTCAGCCCGCAGTCCCGGATTGCCCACAGAAGCTGCCATAAACCGTCTTTCCCTCTCTCCTTTTCCGAAAATTTGCGCCGCTTTAATTCCTCGTTGGTTTTTGCAAAGGGAATTGCTTTGGCTATCGCCAGATTTTTCTCCTTATCTTTTGGGGATAATTTCAAAAAATCCGTGTTAAAAGTTCCGTCTATAAATCCGTCCCTGTCCACATAACACCCTGCTATTCTGGTTATGGACGTGCGCTTTGGCGTCATACGCCTGGTCAGCAGCAGCATATCTTCTCTGTTTATTTCCATGATGTTGTTCTCTCCTATCGTGTTTTATCCATTTTAATATATCATTTCCGTAAAAACAATCTGAATTTTTCTCACTCTTGTAAAAGATTTTCCGCAATGGTATGATAGACGTAGAAAACATAAGAAGAAAGGCTGGCAAATGAAAAACTGGAATGATAAACCATACCATTCTTTTGATTATATGTTAAAAGAACGCTTTCATGGCAAAGTATACAAGGTTGCCCTAAACGGAGGCATGACCTGCCCCAACCGGGACGGAACCCTTGGAAATCGGGGCTGTATTTTCTGCAGCGCAGGGGGCTCCGGAGATTTTGCAGGAAATCGGCAGGACGGTATTACCGAACAGATAGAAAAGCAGATAGCAAGTATCCGTAAAAAGCGAAATGCAGACCGTTTTATCGCCTATTTTCAGGCCTATACCAACACCTATGCCCCTGTGGAATACTTAAGAAAAATCTATACAGAGGCTATTTCCCACCCGAACGTGGTTGCCGTTTCTATCGGAACCCGCCCGGATTGTCTGGGTGAAGAAGTGTTAGACCTTTTAGAAGAATTAAACCACATCAAGCCTGTATGGGTAGAACTGGGACTGCAGAGCATACATGAGAAAACTGCCCGATATATTCGCCGGGGCTATCCCCTGTCCTGTTTCAATACAGCGGTGAAAAACTTAAGAGAACGGAATCTGGAAGTCATTGTACACACCATTTTGGGACTTCCCTATGAAACAAAAGAAGACATTCTGGCTACTATGGAATATTTAAACCATATGGACATTCAGGGAATTAAACTGCAGCTTCTCCATGTGTTAAAAGGCACGGATCTGGCAGAAGATTATCTTGCCGGAAAATTTCAGGTATATTCCATGGAAGAGTATCTGGATTTGCTCATAGACTGTCTGGAGCATCTATCCCCTGATATGGTCATTCACCGCCTGACCGGGGACGGACCAAAAGAACTGCTTCTTGCCCCTTTATGGAGCAGTGCAAAGCGAACGGTATTAAATACCCTGCATCAGGAATGCAAAGCCAGAAATTCCTATCAGGGAAAACAATATAAGGAGGATTAAAACATGTCGGAACCTCTTACACTTTACAAGCTGATTATTCTGTATATGCTGGAAAAGGTGGACTTTCCACTGACCAATGCCCAGATTTCCGGATTTGTGCTGGACAAGGGCTACACCAACTATTTCCACCTGCAGCAGGCCATTTCGGAACTCATTGACTCTAATCTCATTGAAGCCAAAACAATCCGAAATTCCTCTTACTTCCAGATTACAGAGCAGGGAGAACAAACCCTTTCCTATTTTGGAGATCAGATTTCAGATGGCATCAAAGCCGATATTTCTGTTTTCTTTCAGGAAAATATTATACAGATGCGAGAAGAGTTGTCTGCCATTGCAGATTATTATAAGGGAGAAGAAGGGGGCTGGCAGGTGCGCTGCCGCCTGAAAAAAAGGGACTTCCCCATGGTGGACTTAACCATTGCTGTCCCCACAGAAGAAGCCGCCTCTGCTGTATGTATGAACTGGAAGGATAAAAGCCAGGATATCTATGAAAATCTGATTGAACTGCTTTTATAAAGGCTGCCTATTTGGGCAGCCCTTCCAGTAAAAGTTTTGTATAGGGGGAACGGGGATTTGCAAAAAGCGCTTCTGTTTCCTGCTCCTCCTCTATTTTCCCGTCTTTCATAACCAGAACCCGGTCACACATCTGATAAATCACATTTAAATCATGGGAAATAAATAAAATGGACAAACCCAGTTCTTCCTGAAGCTGCACCATAAGTTCCATAATCTGTTTCTGTATGGTAACGTCCAATGCCGATACCGGTTCATCTGCAATGAGAAACTTTGTCCCCTGTATGAGAGCTGCAGCAATGCTCACTCTCTGTCTTTGCCCTCCGCTTAATTCTCCAGGATAGCGTTTTAGCTGTTCTCTGGTAAGTCCTACCTTTTCCCCCATGGCAAGCACCCTTTCTCTTCGTTCCTTTTTGGAAACTTTCTGCATACGAAGAGGCTCCTCCAGAATCCACTCTACTTTTTTACAGGGGTTTAAAGAGGAAAAAGGGTCCTGGAAAATCATCTGCGGACGTTTGGTATAATGGACAATCTCTCCTTTTTCGGTTTTTACAAATCCCAGAATGGCTTTGGAGAGTGTGGACTTTCCGCAGCCGCTCTCTCCCACCAGTCCCAGAATTTCATTTTCCCGCACCTCAAAGCTGATATCCTTTAACACTTCTTTCTGGTGTTTCCCTTCCTTATAGGAAACACAGACCTGCTTTACTTCCAACACATTTTTCACTGTGCGCCACCGCCTTTTCTTCTTCGCAGAGATTTTCCTCTGGTGGGAACTGCCTCCAGCAGCTTTTTGGTATATTCCTTTTGGGGATTTTTAAAAATCTCTTCCACTGCGCCCATTTCCTCGATTTTTCCCTGATTCATAACAATCACCCTGTGACAAAGACGGCGTACGACGCTTAAATCATGGGAGATAAACAAAATTCCTGTGCGATGTTTTGCATTGATTTTTCCAAGCAGCTTTAAAATCTGAGTCTGTACCGTTACGTCCAGAGCTGTGGTAGGCTCGTCTGCAATCAAGAGCTTCGGCTCTGTTACCAGAGCCGCAGCAATCATAACCCTTTGACGCATACCACCGGAAAGCTGATGGGGATACTTCTCATACAGCTCTTCCACCTCAGAAAGTTCCACCTCCTGCAGCATCTGGAGCGCCCGGGCTTTGCTCTCCTCCTTTGTACAAGAGGTATGCAGCCGCAGACTTTCCTCTACCTGCTTTCCCACCGTCAATACAGGATTTAGGGAAGTCATGGGCTCCTGGAAAATCATGCTGATATCCTTTCCCCTGATTTCTTCCATTTCTTTTTGGGAAAGCTCTGCCAGATTCTTTCCCTCAAAGAAAATCTCCCCCTGCGAAATTTCTTCATGGTGTTTTAAAAG
This region includes:
- a CDS encoding carbohydrate ABC transporter permease, with amino-acid sequence MVKKKNPVKRALLYILLIALTVITLTPLIWMVSSSLKLDSDVFSVPIKWIPSDPQWSNYTKVWEKIPLLTFTFNSVKLTVIITIIQVITSSFAAYGFAKCKFKGRDVLFMLYVATMAIPWQVYMLPQYSLMNSLHLVDTHIGYILMQSFNAFGVFLMRQAFISIPDELLEAARIDGLSEYGIYGKIVLPLSKASATTLIIFTFVTIWNDYMGPMIYFNTETNKTIQLGIKMFIGQYSTEYGLVMAVSVLALIPVLLIFLIGQKQFVQGIASSGIKG
- a CDS encoding carbohydrate ABC transporter permease, producing METKSKKQKGVSRTIRQNLVGYSFILPNFIGFFIFIFIPVMFSLALSFSDWDGFTEMKFAGLENFINIFKDRVFVSAIWQTAYFSIFTVLFSMIASLALALLLNQKMKGRGFFRSALFFPYVASVVAVSVVFNAMLQPEYGPVNEFLKAIGISNPPGWLASTTWVIPGLIIVNVWRNMGYFMIIYLSGLQSIDPSLYEAAELDGVKGWSRFWKITWPLLSPSTFFVVMMLVINSFKVFDLVWLMTNGGPGTSSTMISQYIYNQAFISWDYGKSSAAAMILFVIVALLTAFQFKAEKKVVNY
- a CDS encoding ABC transporter substrate-binding protein, which codes for MKRKFLKTVAFGLVSTMAATTLLAGCGGSDSKEASGDGKKDEKVTLTFPVWDSAQNLYLEDIIKGFEKENPNIKINMVDVAAADYMNKLSTMLNGGNDCDIVYIKDADSTPSFAEKGQLEDLTSYIEKDGLDTSKYISYDDFNLDGKQVALPFKSDYYVLYYNKDIFDAANVEYPSNDMTWDEWEEMCTKLTSGEGNNKVYGGYLHTWQACVENWAIQDGKNTILGPDYSFMKPYYEMALRMQDAGTIMDYSTLKTGNIAYASPFQQGTVATLPMGTWFSTMMITKAEAGETDVNWGIATLPHPEGVEAGNTVGSTTPMAINANSKHKEEAWEFVKICNR
- a CDS encoding helix-turn-helix domain-containing protein, producing the protein MPVICWKEKKMMVMEIAYRLGYENAYYFSKVFRKYIGMPPTDYQKRAEEKKIQEVKKSNRLNEES
- a CDS encoding response regulator codes for the protein MMYKVMIVDDETIILSGIKSLLDWEKNDCELVATARNGQDALEQIRRMPVDIVLVDLNMPVMDGITLMKTVNEEFPDIVFIVLTNLEEFELARQAMKYRAIDYLVKSRLEASRLEEVISRAKKERGTRTYRTVADAANHLKFDEQRKVVSKVIQEAVFFRGGKQREAYIEILKDSGVLSDYGYFYIPFEFTVSGEEAGEKEEKKQKDGSSERNGRQGSREYFWKFLLFAGRWRNAFHCVVCLEYLQRKRRHLGAEKGNVWPEAFQCGEKCNTDRMPYFSYRSL
- a CDS encoding sensor histidine kinase produces the protein MKGREKRRRSSKFQAKVLWGILVPVVVFCLITNVIISVILGYQLMQKKETIEKEYLSVLDSQMEDMKEALDVLALRAESSFSVKWALNGSGFDTIEKKKYALSAQKSLTASLESSSVNEYLNHMILLNKNGGQISVTPLPRFIPAKDIFANKIFEKKAEGKARIGLAESVVDQGEIRLVYVYPLDSAENSYIYMELNTQIFAELLRPYEGSANIVIADRENENWEWCSSEHCREVYGKQKEGSYHLNTLVYEPFAITLNVMSGESLYSQDMMRIISVFLVTLALALSIGVTVSRLVSTKITKPLRHLSQHISSLSDKKNLWVDSSIEEGEDEVADIGKAFNMLVQHMNLLMEQQKKMYEQKQRLEMNALQAQINPHFLYNTLDSIRWMAVFQDAENIADTVMSLEELLRNMAKGVGDKISLREELSLVEDYVRLQQVRYMEIFDYVCDVPEKYLDYQIVKMSMQPIIENAILHGIVPSGTYGEVKIFVRETKTDLYVSVEDNGIGIDKEEFQKLVRTGGDKNKNALSGIGIMNVDERLRMTYGEDYGLIYEGEKGKFARVTIHIPKDTGEDDDV
- a CDS encoding DUF4317 family protein translates to MEINREDMLLLTRRMTPKRTSITRIAGCYVDRDGFIDGTFNTDFLKLSPKDKEKNLAIAKAIPFAKTNEELKRRKFSEKERGKDGLWQLLWAIRDCGLKNDALLDIFYERVIEDCHFSQDYAIYLFHDRYDIPAKGTDHARLGESEQTYEYLICTLCPVSGDYEPGRPAGGFLFPAFEGNGSLLEYMDIYQP
- a CDS encoding TIGR01212 family radical SAM protein (This family includes YhcC from E. coli K-12, an uncharacterized radical SAM protein.) — encoded protein: MKNWNDKPYHSFDYMLKERFHGKVYKVALNGGMTCPNRDGTLGNRGCIFCSAGGSGDFAGNRQDGITEQIEKQIASIRKKRNADRFIAYFQAYTNTYAPVEYLRKIYTEAISHPNVVAVSIGTRPDCLGEEVLDLLEELNHIKPVWVELGLQSIHEKTARYIRRGYPLSCFNTAVKNLRERNLEVIVHTILGLPYETKEDILATMEYLNHMDIQGIKLQLLHVLKGTDLAEDYLAGKFQVYSMEEYLDLLIDCLEHLSPDMVIHRLTGDGPKELLLAPLWSSAKRTVLNTLHQECKARNSYQGKQYKED
- a CDS encoding DUF4364 family protein: MSEPLTLYKLIILYMLEKVDFPLTNAQISGFVLDKGYTNYFHLQQAISELIDSNLIEAKTIRNSSYFQITEQGEQTLSYFGDQISDGIKADISVFFQENIIQMREELSAIADYYKGEEGGWQVRCRLKKRDFPMVDLTIAVPTEEAASAVCMNWKDKSQDIYENLIELLL
- a CDS encoding ABC transporter ATP-binding protein; the protein is MKNVLEVKQVCVSYKEGKHQKEVLKDISFEVRENEILGLVGESGCGKSTLSKAILGFVKTEKGEIVHYTKRPQMIFQDPFSSLNPCKKVEWILEEPLRMQKVSKKERRERVLAMGEKVGLTREQLKRYPGELSGGQRQRVSIAAALIQGTKFLIADEPVSALDVTIQKQIMELMVQLQEELGLSILFISHDLNVIYQMCDRVLVMKDGKIEEEQETEALFANPRSPYTKLLLEGLPK
- a CDS encoding ABC transporter ATP-binding protein, whose product is MNLLEVRNLHLTFYDTEPPLEVVRDISFSMKEGEILGLVGESGSGKTQTALSIPGLLKHHEEISQGEIFFEGKNLAELSQKEMEEIRGKDISMIFQEPMTSLNPVLTVGKQVEESLRLHTSCTKEESKARALQMLQEVELSEVEELYEKYPHQLSGGMRQRVMIAAALVTEPKLLIADEPTTALDVTVQTQILKLLGKINAKHRTGILFISHDLSVVRRLCHRVIVMNQGKIEEMGAVEEIFKNPQKEYTKKLLEAVPTRGKSLRRRKGGGAQ